CTTTTAAGGGCTTCTAAGTCATTATTAAATAATTCTTGTATTCTGATAAAGTTACTTGGGTTACCAACATCCATAGCGTTAGAAATAGTTGCTTTAGATGGTTTTGGTTTGTAAACTCCGTCTATTAAATAATTAGGTACGGTATCATTTACGTTTGTAGATGCTATAAAGTGTTTAATAGGTAAACCTAATTTTTGAGCCATAATTCCTGCACAAATATTTCCGAAATTTCCACTTGGTACAGAAAAGATTAAATCTTTATGTTTTTTGTGTAATTCTTTATAAGCAAAGAAAAAGTAAAACATTTGTGGTAACCAACGCGCAACATTTATAGAGTTGGCAGAGGTTAATGTTTTTGTAATTTCTTCATCTAAAAAAGCAGTTTTTACCATGTCTTGACAATCGTCAAAAACGCCATCAACTTCTAGTGCAGTAATATTCTGACCTAAAGTTGTTAATTGTTTTTCTTGAATATCACTTACTTTTCCAGACGGATATAAAATAACAACATTTACGCCTTTTGCACCTAAAAATCCGTTAGCAACGGCGCCACCAGTGTCTCCAGAAGTTGCTACTAAAACAGTAACTTCTTCGTCATTATCTTTATTGAAATATTCTAAACATTGTGCCATAAATTTAGCACCAACATCTTTAAAGGCCATGGTTGGCCCATGAAACAGTTCTAAAGAAGCAATATTATCATCAACCTTTACCAAAGGAAAATCGAAAGAAACTGTTTTTGCAACAATATCTTTTAACTTTTCAGCAGGAATTTCATCACCTACAAACTGTTTTATTACTTCATACGCAATTTCATGATTTGTGTAATCAGAAATGTTTTCAATAAAGTCTTTTGAAAGTTGTTGAATGTTGTCTGGAAAATAAATTCCTCTATCTTTTGCTAAGCCTTCTACAACTGCATTTTTAAAAGTTGATATTGGCGACTTATGATGTAGACTGTAATAGTTCATTTTTGTTGATTTTGTCTGTCATTGCGAGAGAAACGAAGCAATCTGTTTGTTAGAAAGAGATTACTTCAGTCATTCTTCCTTTGTAATGACGATTATTCTAATATTTT
The nucleotide sequence above comes from Polaribacter butkevichii. Encoded proteins:
- the thrC gene encoding threonine synthase; translation: MNYYSLHHKSPISTFKNAVVEGLAKDRGIYFPDNIQQLSKDFIENISDYTNHEIAYEVIKQFVGDEIPAEKLKDIVAKTVSFDFPLVKVDDNIASLELFHGPTMAFKDVGAKFMAQCLEYFNKDNDEEVTVLVATSGDTGGAVANGFLGAKGVNVVILYPSGKVSDIQEKQLTTLGQNITALEVDGVFDDCQDMVKTAFLDEEITKTLTSANSINVARWLPQMFYFFFAYKELHKKHKDLIFSVPSGNFGNICAGIMAQKLGLPIKHFIASTNVNDTVPNYLIDGVYKPKPSKATISNAMDVGNPSNFIRIQELFNNDLEALKSAFSSYSFSDDETRATMKEIYNNSGYVADPHGAVGYLGLKKHGLKENEFGVFLETAHPVKFLDVVEETLPVKVEIPAQIKKVINNKKVAFKASTYQDLKDFLLKK